Proteins encoded within one genomic window of Hevea brasiliensis isolate MT/VB/25A 57/8 unplaced genomic scaffold, ASM3005281v1 Scaf314, whole genome shotgun sequence:
- the LOC131177054 gene encoding secreted RxLR effector protein 161-like: MHTCSSSVVPILSGEKPFKAQCPQDDKERTEIEKIPYSSTIGSLMYAQVCTRPDIAFAISVLGRCLSNLGWSHWKVAKKVMRYLQGTKNYMVTYKRFGNLEVIGYSDFDFASCVDDRKSTSDYIFMMSGRAVSWKSTK, translated from the coding sequence ATGCACACTTGCTCATCTTCTGTTGTACCTATTCTTTCAGGTGAGAAACCCTTTAAAGCTCAGTGTCCTCAGGATGACAAGGAAAGGACTGAAATAGAAAAGATTCCATACAGTTCTACTATTGGGAGCTTGATGTATGCTCAAGTATGCACTCGTCCTGATATAGCATTTGCTATTAGTGTCCTTGGTAGATGCTTGAGTAATCTTGGatggagtcattggaaagttgcAAAGAAAGTTATGAGATATTTGCAGGGTACTAAGAATTATATGGTGACTTATAAAAGATTTGGCAATCTGGAAGTCATTGGGTACTCTGATTTTGACTTTGCAAGCTGTGTAGATGATAGAAAATCTACTTCTGATTACATATTTATGATGTCTGGAAGAGCTGTTTCTTGGAAGAGTACCAAATAG